DNA from Candidatus Poribacteria bacterium:
CTTTGCTGCATCTGAGAGAGGTTCATGTTGGAGCCGTAAGCAAAGTATCTCATAGGCTTGTTTTCTTGCGAGGTGAGGTCCCCCTGCAAAACAGAGGGACCTTAAAAAATTGCTACTGCGACTTCAGCCTTCCCCAAAGGATAGGGAGTTTATCCGACGGCTCCACAGCGAAAGCGGTGAATTCGATGCCGTTGTTCATAATATCCTGAACTTCATCTTCGGTGAGTCCATCGTTGAAGAGACCGACCTCGTCCATAATAGTGGCAGAGAGGAAACCTACGCCTTTATCCGTAGCGAGCCATGCCGTCTGATCCTGATCTTGGAGTTGGAACTTCGGTACCTTTTGTGAGACTTTCTCTTCGCCGTCGATGTAGATTTTACAGGTTTCTCCGTCGTAGACATTGGCGACATGATACCATGTCCCTGCCTTAACCGTCACACCACTGGCGACATCCCAAGTGTTTGTCCAACTACGCATGAGATTCCCACCATTTTTGTAAGGCACGTAGCGGTTGTTGCTCTGATCCCATATTGAGAAATAGTTCTGCTGACCGCCAATATCGGTAAAATTTATCCACAGGGTGAAGGTCACTTTATCCTCGATAATGCCTTTACCGAGTGGAATGGTGACTGTCCCGCCCTTTTTAATTTCAAGGGCACCATCTACCTTCCCTTCCTCCCATTTCGCGTTCGTAATCGTGCCTTTACGTCCATTTTCGGAAGCATCTTCAGCGACATCGCCTTTCCCTTCGTCCAATAACCAGATACCGACAATCCTATCGGGATCAATCTCGGCTTGGCTGTAACCGACGACGAGACTTAGCGCGAGCATCGCGCAAACAAATATCTTTATTTTCATAAGGTTTACGCTCCTTTTTCGCTATACGGAGTGTTATGACCACAGAAATGTGATCGGTATGTTAGTTACATTAGACTTATCAAGCGCATTACAAGTTTAATCCGATTTTCAAACTGCGAGTTCGTTTGTAGTCGTGCGATTCATCGCACACAGGTATCCTCACCTTGGTAGGCGAGGTTTCCTAACCTCGCCCCTTTCCAGCGTGTAGGTTGGGTTGAACGTGAACATACTAAAAATCTCCCATAGAAATGATTTTCAAACTTCATCAAGAAACCTAAAACTGCTGAAAGGCAAGTGAAACCCAACGCATTCTCACACCTACGGCACTTAGATTGTTGGGTTTCGCTGGGTCTATACCAACAAGGTATTGGAAAATGGAATCCTACGTGTAGACGAAAAGGATTTTGCCTCTTACCGCTCAAC
Protein-coding regions in this window:
- a CDS encoding LamG domain-containing protein, giving the protein MKIKIFVCAMLALSLVVGYSQAEIDPDRIVGIWLLDEGKGDVAEDASENGRKGTITNAKWEEGKVDGALEIKKGGTVTIPLGKGIIEDKVTFTLWINFTDIGGQQNYFSIWDQSNNRYVPYKNGGNLMRSWTNTWDVASGVTVKAGTWYHVANVYDGETCKIYIDGEEKVSQKVPKFQLQDQDQTAWLATDKGVGFLSATIMDEVGLFNDGLTEDEVQDIMNNGIEFTAFAVEPSDKLPILWGRLKSQ